From the Lysobacter soyae genome, the window GGTGTAGTTCAATGGTAGAACTGCAGCTTCCCAAGCTGCTAGCGTGGGTTCGATTCCCATCACCCGCTCCAAGTATTCAAAGCGGCCAAACGGCCGCTTTTTTGGTCCGGATCCGGTATGCAAGAGTTGGTTTGCCTTGGTTGGCGTGAATACCTGTCGTTGCCGGATCTGGGGATTTTGCGCATTCGCGCCAAAGTCGACACAGGTGCACGCACTTCATCGCTGCACGTCGATAGCTACGATTGCTTCGAACGCGACGGCGTGGCTTGGGTGCGATTTGCTATCACACCGAGCAAGAAGAAGCCGGCGGTAACGGTTGAATGTCCGGTCGCCGACGAGCGCTCAGTGACGGACTCCGGCGGGCATACCGGTCGGCGTGTTTTCATCCGCTCCACGTTGCGCTTGGCCGGTGTCGACATGGACATCGAGCTCAACTTGACCAGCCGGCAGGGCATGCGATTTCCGATGTTGTTGGGGCGCACCGCGATGCAGGGGCGATTCACTGTTGATCCTTCAAAATCCTATCTACACAAACGCGGCCGTACCGCGCTTCATGCACAAGGAAGTCCATGAAACTCGCCATTCTTTCCCGCAACAGCAAGCTCTATTCGACACGTCGTCTGGTCGAGGCCGCGCGTGAACGCGGTCACACCGTGCGCGTGCTCGATCCTTTGCGTTGCTATATGAAAATTTCGGAAGACGGTTTCGAAATGCATTACAAGGGCGCGTTGTTGACCGACTACAGTGCGGTGATTCCACGCGTCGGCGCTTCCATCACGCGTTACGGCACGGCGGTGCTGCGGCAATTCGAATTGATGGGCTGCTATACGCCCAATCCGTCCGATGCCATTTTGAAAGCACGCGACAAATTGCGCACGCACCAACTGTTGGCCGCACAAGCGATCGGTCTGCCGGGCACGGTGTTCGGGGACAATCCCGATGACACCGATGATTTGCTGTCGATGTTGGGCAAGCCCCCCTACGTGATCAAACTCTCTGAAGGCACGCAAGGCGCGGGCGTGATGTTGGCGGAAAAATTATCCGCAGCGCGCGGCATGGTAGAAGCGCTTCGCGGCTTGCATGCTGACTTCCTCGTGCAGGAGTTCATCGAAGAAGCAAAGGGCGCGGACCTGCGCTGCTTTGTGGTGGGCGGAAAGGTCGTGGGCGCCATGCGGCGACAAGCGGCACAAGGCGATTTCCGCAGCAATTTACATCGCGGCGGTACGGCCAAGGCGATCATGCCCACCCGCGATGAAATCGAAGTCGCGGTACGTGCCGCACAAGTGCTCGGATTGAATGTCGCCGGCGTGGATTTGATCCGTGCCAAGCGCGGGCCTTTGGTGCTGGAAGTGAACTCATCGCCCGGTTTGGAGGGCATCGAGTCCGCCACCGGTATAGACATTGCCGGCATCATCATCGATCACGTTTGCGCATCGGATGCCGTCATGGCCTCGGCCAAGCGTCGGCGTAAACGCGTTGTGAAATCAGCGGCTTCCAAATCGAAGACCGGTGCCAAACCCAAGACCAAGTCGTCTAACGTCGCCAAAGCCGCCAAGGCCGCCAAACCGCGCAGTCGCTGACTTCAGCCCCGCTTCGGGGGAACTATGCCAGAATCCGGAGGTCTGCCATTAGGCAGACCTCATTACGGAATTTCCATGCGCATTCTCGTCATAGAAGACAACCAAGACCTCGCCGCGAACTTGGGCGACTACCTCGAAGACCGCGGACACACGGTGGATTTCGCCGCAGATGGTGTGACCGGGTTGCATCTGGCCGTGGTGAATGACTTCGACGCCATCGTGTTGGATTTGAACTTGCCGGGCATGGATGGTCT encodes:
- the rimK gene encoding 30S ribosomal protein S6--L-glutamate ligase, whose protein sequence is MKLAILSRNSKLYSTRRLVEAARERGHTVRVLDPLRCYMKISEDGFEMHYKGALLTDYSAVIPRVGASITRYGTAVLRQFELMGCYTPNPSDAILKARDKLRTHQLLAAQAIGLPGTVFGDNPDDTDDLLSMLGKPPYVIKLSEGTQGAGVMLAEKLSAARGMVEALRGLHADFLVQEFIEEAKGADLRCFVVGGKVVGAMRRQAAQGDFRSNLHRGGTAKAIMPTRDEIEVAVRAAQVLGLNVAGVDLIRAKRGPLVLEVNSSPGLEGIESATGIDIAGIIIDHVCASDAVMASAKRRRKRVVKSAASKSKTGAKPKTKSSNVAKAAKAAKPRSR
- a CDS encoding ATP-dependent zinc protease family protein, whose protein sequence is MQELVCLGWREYLSLPDLGILRIRAKVDTGARTSSLHVDSYDCFERDGVAWVRFAITPSKKKPAVTVECPVADERSVTDSGGHTGRRVFIRSTLRLAGVDMDIELNLTSRQGMRFPMLLGRTAMQGRFTVDPSKSYLHKRGRTALHAQGSP